In Parasegetibacter sp. NRK P23, the genomic stretch TTCTTCAGCAGGATATCCGAAATAGGTTTTTCCTCCGGCTAAACTGGAAGGAATACCACTTTGCGCGAGCACTACGGCATTGTCGCCGATCTCCAGTGTTTTACTTACGCCAACCTGTCCCCATAAAATAACGCCGTTACCAATGGTTGCGGCTCCCGCGATACCTACTTGCGCGGCGAACAAACAATTCTCTCCCACCACAGTATCGTGGCCAATATGTACCTGGTTGTCGATCTTGGTGCCGCGACCAATCACAGTATCATGTGTAACACCCCGGTCGATGGTGCAGCCCGCGCCTATTTCCACGAAGTCGGCGATGACTACGCGCCCGCAACTTTCCATGCGGCGGTACCATACTTCGCGGTCCTTTTTCGTATTGTAGTAAAACGCATCGGAGCCGATCACGGTGCCGGATTGCACCACTACATTATCACCCAGTACACAATAGTCGCGGATCACCACACCGGGGTGCAATACGCAATTTTTTCCGATGGTGACATGGTGCCCGAGGAACACACCGGGATATACGATGGAACCTTCGCCTACCACCGCGGTATCGCTGATGGAAGATGCCTGCGGTACATAAGGACGAAAGTGTTGAACGATCTTCAGGTACGCTTCAAAAGGTTGTTCAACGATCAGCAACGATTTGCCTTCGGGAACATCGGTGCGCTGGTTGATGATGATATGTGAAGCGGGTGATTGAATACATTTTTCATAGTACTTCGGATGGTCCACAAATACAAGATCACCTTCTTCTACTTTGTGGATCTCGTTAATACCGGAAGCCATTCCGTTTGTATTACCGATCAGTTCCGCGCCGAGAAATTCAGCGAGCCATTGAACGGAAACGGGTGCGGGAAATTTCATGGTGATGATTTAGTTGAAGCATCAAAAGTAAAAACTTGTTTCCATTTCCAATTTCATGCTTCCATTTTCCACATACATATAAAAAATGTGAATAAAATTTTTGACCTTTTTGTTCTACTATGAAAAAAATATTTTTAATATTGTGTCGGGAATGAAAGTTCCCGGTACTTACTAACCCATCTTGATAATAAAGCCTGGTTTTTTAACCGGGCTTTTTTCATGCCCTCCACTTCAAACACGTATCTTCGCAAAGCCTTTATTCATCAATGTTTCAAGCCATTCATTCCTAACGCGCACCGTTCTTCCATGCAAAGCATACACCGTTATTTTATCGTTTACAAGCCGTTCCAGGTACTAACACAGTTTACTGCCGCTGATGGGAAATCATGTCTGAAAGATCATTTCCAGGTTCCAAAAGATGTTTATCCGGTGGGAAGATTGGATTATGATAGTGAAGGTTTGCTTATCCTTACCAACGATGCTTCGCTCAACGAAAGATTACTGCATCCGAAGCACCGGCATGAACGTACCTATTACGTGCAGGTGGAAGGTAATTTTACGGAAGAAGCGAAGCGGCAACTGGAAAAAGGTGTGTCCATTTCAATCAATGGGAAGCCGCACCAAACACTTCCCGCGCGGGTAAAGTTATTCGATGCGCCGCCACCACTTCCGGAACGCAACCCGCCGATCCGTTTCAGAAAAAATGTTCCTGATAGCTGGATCGCGGTTACACTCAAAGAAGGAAAGAACAGGCAGGTGAGAAAGATGACCGCCGCGGTTGGTTTCCCCACTTTAAGGTTGGTGCGGTTCAGTATCGGAAAGCTGACGTTAGACAACATGCAGCCCGGTGAACTGGTGGAGATGAACCAGAAGGAATTGTATGATCTGTTGTTTGAAGGGAAGGCCGGTAAAAGAAAATAAACTACTTTACAGCGAAAATTACGAGAACTATGCTCAAATCTATGACAGGCTTCGGAAGGGCGGAGCAATCCGTGGGAGATAAAACATTCCTGGTCGACATCAAATCGCTGAACGGAAAACAATTCGATGTTCAGCTTAAAATGCCCGCCTTCCTGAAACCCTTCGAATTTGAGATACGCAACGTGCTTTCCACCCGGCTCGGCAGGGGCAGCATCGATTGTACCATCAGCCTGAAACAAACCGGCAGCGCAAAGCCCGTTACCATCAATACCGACCTCGCCAAAGCCTATTACCAGCCCGTGGCCGCTTTGTGCGCGGAACTGAATCTCGATCCTTCCAATATCCTCAGCACACTGCTGAAGTTGCCCGAAGTGATCACACCTACCGGCGATACGCTTACGCCCGAAGAATGGGAAAGCTTCCGCAACATCATCCTCTCCGCTATCGACGACCTGAACAACCATCGCCTGGAAGAAGGTAAATCTTTGGAAGAAGACCTGCGCCTGCGCATCTCCAATATCGAAAAGCAGCAACAGGAAGTAATACTGCTGGAACCCCGTCGCCAGACCCGGATCCGCGAAGGACTGGTGAAGCTGCTCGAAGACCAGGTAGGCAAGGAGAACTACGATCAGAACCGCCTGGAGCAGGAACTGATCTTCTACATCGAAAAGATTGACATCAGCGAAGAGAACGTGCGCCTCCGCAACCACTGCGATTACTTCAAACAAATCCTGGATGAGCCCGAAGAATCCAAAGGAAAAAAACTCTCCTTCATTCTCCAGGAAATTGGTCGTGAGATCAATACCACCGGTTCCAAAGCCTACGATTCCTCCATCCAGAAATGTGTGGTGATGATGAAGGATGAACTCGAGAAAGCCAAGGAACAAGTGTTGAACGTTTTATAATACCTTTACGAAAAGCGCATCCCTTGAAACGTTTCTTCCCCATAACCTTCCTGTTGGCGGTCATTTTTTCCGCCTGCACCACCATCGGCGCCTACGAGAACAACGTGGCCATTCCCGAACACCAATGGAGCAGTTCGTTCAAACCTGAATTGAACTTCAACATTACGGATACAGCCGCGTTCTACAATGTATTCATCGTGGTAAGGCATATGAACGCTTATGAGTTCAACAACCTCTGGATCGAACTCCAAAGGAACAATGGTGCCGATAGTCTGCCGCCGCAACGCCTCAACCTTACCCTCGCCGATAACGAAGGGTGGAACGGCTCCGGCATGGACGATATCTTCGAGCACCGCCTGCCCATTACGCCCGAAGGCGGCATCAAACTGAAAGCCGGCAACCACCGCTTCAGGATCGGACATATTATGCGGAAAGATCCATTGCCTTACATCATGAACATAGGGGTGCGCATTGAAAAAGTAACGCCATAAGCCCACAACAATATGCTGACCGATCACAACAGGAAAAAATTGCGCACCATTACAAGGGTGTACTGGTTCCTGCTGATCTATATCATTACCGCACTGGTGTGGTGGTTCATTTCCCTGATGCTGCAGACCGCTGAAATGCGCCGCTTCCAGGTAACGCAACTGAACGCGACCATCGACAGTACGGCCGTTCCCGAAATATACCGGCGCGAACTGGCGCAGATCCATTCACTCGAACGGCGCAGCCGGGCCAAATACATCGGCGAAGGGGTTACTTTTCTGGGCATCATCATCCTCGGCTCCGGTTTCGTATACAGGGCCATGCGCCGCCAGATCAGGTTCCAGCAGCAACAGCAACATTTTATGATGGCCGTTACGCATGAATTGAAAACGCCCATCGCCATTACCAGGCTGAACCTGGAAACGATGATTAAGCACCGCCTGGATGAACAGAAACAACAGAAACTGCTCCAGAACACGCTCCAGGAAAACGAAAGGCTGAACACACTTACCAATAACATTCTTATATCGTCTCAACTGGAAGGGGGCGGTTACCGCTTCAGCAGGGAACAGGTGCCTTTCTCCGAGCTGCTCGCGCATACCATGAAAGAATTCGCGAACAGGTTCCAGGGGCGGCAATTCAGTTCCGATATCGCCCCGGATTGTATCCTTCATGGCGATTCCATGCTGTTGCAGTTGCTGATCTCCAATCTCGTGGAGAACGCGGTGAAATACTCCCCCAAAACATCGGTGGTTGAGGTACAACTGGAACGGGTAAAAAACGGGTGGAACTTCTCCGTGAAAGATGAAGGGGTGGGCATAGCCGAAGAAGAAAAGGATAAGGTATTTGAGAAATTCTACCGGGTGGGCAATGAGAACACGCGCACCACAAAAGGCACGGGCTTGGGGCTTTTCCTTTGCAGAAAGATCGCTGCCGACCACGGGGCCACTATTTCCATTACCGCCAATCAACCGGCAGGCAGTATATTTACGGTGAACTTTCAAGTGTAAAAAACATGGCACGTCCCAATTATAAAGCATCGGTATTGTTGGTGGAAGATGAAGAACACCTGCACGAAACGCTTCGCCTTAACCTCGAACTGGAAGGCTATGAAGTAACTTCCGCCTACGATGGGTCGCAGGCCATGAAGTCGATCCAGCAGGAATATTTCGATGTGATCGTGCTCGACATCATGCTGCCCGAAATGGATGGGATCAGCGTTACGGAAAGTGTACGCCTGCAGAACAACGACGTGCCCATCCTCATCCTCAGCGCGAAAAATACCCCCGCCGATAAAATCACCGGTCTGAAAAAAGGCGCCGATGATTACCTCACCAAGCCCTTCAACCTTGAAGAACTGCTCCTCCGCGTGGACAAACTCATCAGCAAAAACAAGCGCATCCAGGACCGCGAAACAGTAGGGGATACCTACACTTTCGGTTCCAATAAAGTAGACTTCAAGGCCCAGGAAGCCACCATCAAAGATGGTTCCGTGATCTCACTCAGCAAGAAGGAAGCCATGCTCCTCAAACTGCTCGTGGAAAATAAAAACGAAGTGGTGACACGTGAAAAAATCCTGCAAACGGTATGGGGTTATAACGTATACCCCACCACCCGAACGATCGATAATTTCATTCTTAACTTCAGAAAGTATTTCGAAGAAGATACCCGCAATCCCCGTTATTTCCACTCCGTAAGAGGTGTCGGTTATAAGTACACTGAATAGTAAGCAAATAACGGTCTTCAACAAAACAAACAGGCCTTAAAGTACAGCCTCTCTTTGCGTCCTTGTACCTTTGCGTCCTTGCGTGAAAAGCAAGAAGAAAACAAACAGCCCCGAAACACCTCATCACTTAGCGCCTGCGAGGTATGAAGCAGCGTGCCTTTGCGAGATACAATTAATGCGAGCTACTACAGCTTTTCCGACAACACCCTAACCAGTTCCTTTGAACTCGCCAGCATCAACTGCATGTCCGATGCCGAATGTACCGGTGTATAAAGCGCCATTTCGCAATCGCTGAGGATACCTGTTGCCGTGGCCGTTTCTTCAGAGCCCACACCTGCGGCAGTAAGCTTTTGCACCAAAGTCCTCTTGTTGCGTTCACTGCCTGTTAGGGATAATTTTTGTGAGAAGAACTGCCATACCTGGTTGCCCATGGCCTGGTAAAAACCTTTGCTGTCGCCGGAGGAAATCATTTCTTCCAAAGGTGTCCAGTTGATGGAAGTGTCGTGTGGTACAATTGGTGTTGCCGTTGGTTGCGGTGCTGGTATGAGTGAGGGTTCGGGCGCGACAGGAGCAGCAGTTGCTTTTTTGACCTGCACAACTGGTGCAGCTTTTCTTTTATTGTTCCAGGCGTAATAACCGAGCACAAGCACGAGAAGGAGGGCTGCGCCCATCAGTAGCTTAATGATGGTACTACTGTCAATATTGCTTTCGGTTGGAATGCCGCTCACAGCTTTTTTCCCATAATCTGGACCCATGGCTACATCTACGCCCAGCGCTGCGGTTTCTGCGGTAACATATTTTTTGCTTTTGGGGTCGAAGTAAGCGAACTGAACGGGTGGTATGGTAAAGCGTCCGGTATCGGAAGGTGTGAAAACATATTTGAACCGTTTGGTTCCTGCAATGGGGGCTTCCTGCTTATTGATGTTTTCTTCCGCAGATGGATCGAATGCGTCGAAAGAAGCTGGCCAGTTCACTACCGGAGCGGTGATCATGGGAAAATTGCCCGCGCCTTCCAGGGTGAGCACCAGTGTGCCAGATCTTCCTGTTGCAATGCCATCTGCTTCCAGCGCTGCTTTCAATGTAAACTGTCCCACGGCTCCGTTAAAAGTGGCTGGCTTATGCTCTTCCGGCAACGGAAGCACATTCACCTCCATGGGCTTGCTGCTCAGCGTGAGGGTATGTTCTTCCGCTTCACCCATGGGTACATCGTTGAAGAATTCCCGTACCAGGTCGTCCATAGTTCTTCCTGGTTTTTGCTGTTCTGTGTTTTGATAGAAGAGTACTTTGTTCTCCACTTCTACAGGTTCCAGTGTTACCTTGCCAGGCTGTAACGGATAAAGCTGTGTTTTGCGGATATAATAAACATTGTAGTCTTTCCCGTTCAGTGTTTCCGTTCTGGCGTGGGACGATTCCGGGTCCACCATATCATACACGCTAAAGCCGTTCAACGACGGGCGTTTGGTCACTTTCGACTCCGACTGGAGTCTTGTATACAATTTGTACGTAGCTACAATGGGTTCTCCCACATAACACTGGCTCCTGTCGATATCTGCCTTCACGAAGAGGTTCCCGCGGATCTTGTCCACCGCGTTCTCTCCGGGTTTAAGATAAAGTTCTTTGCTGTTGGGCCTTACATCATCCCAGGAAGGGCGCGGGGTGGGCACCACAGCGGTAACGGGTGGTCTCCCGGTACTGCCCGCGAATACTTCTACCTCAATGTTCTGTGATTTTATCTTCTTCCCGCCAATAACGGCATACGTACCCGGGATGGTGAACTTACCCGTCTTTTTTGCCTGGATAATATAGGCCACGAAAACATACTGAGACACCTTCCCGTTCATGATGCTGGTGGATTGTCCCTGAGAGGGACCCTGCAATACGGTGAAGCCGTTGAATTCCGGCTCCTGAAAGCTGCTGATGGATTCAGCGTTCTCAATAATGTATTCTACCCGGAAAGGGTCTTCCTTGCCGACTTTCTTGCTTTGGACCCTTGTTTCAAATTTCACCTGGGCCGTGGTTGCGAACGAACACAGCAGGGTGCACAGGACCAGTAAAGAACGGTAGTGTAATATTGCTCCGATAACGATAGGTTTTACAGTCTTCATTGCACACGGTATCAGCATACGCCTCGTACAAAGATAAATTTCACGCATGGGCGGCATCGGTTAAAAATGCGTTAAAACCTTGATCACAGATCCCCGAGTTGGGGCCTTAGTACAATTTCTTCCACACAGGCCTGCGGGGAGAGGGCCGCGGCGGCTACCATCATCTGCGCGATGTCGGCGGCTTCCATGATGCGTTGGGGGTTAATACCCGATCCTTCCCAGGATGCCGTGAAAGCTGCGCCGGGTATCACATGGGTCACTTTTATGCCATACGGTTTCATTTCTTCCCGGAGATTTTTGGAGAAACCCAGTAAAGCGAACTTGGAAATACTGTATGCCCCGCCGTTGCTGTATGCGTTGAGGGAAGCGATAGAACACATATTGAAGATGTGTCCGCTGCCCCTTTGCATCATATCGCCAATCAGGGCCCGGGTTAAATGGTATGCGCTGAAGAGGTTCACGTTCAGCATAGTCTCTAATGTATCTTCCGGTTCGTTGTGGACGCTTCCTGGCAGAAAAACACCCGCGTTGTTCACGAGAATATCTGGTACAATCCCTGTTTCTTTCACCCATGCAGCCAGTCCGGTTACACCGTCTTTTGTGCCGAGGTCAAAATGTTTTCCCCTGATCTCGTTGTTGGGAAATTTTGTAATCAGCGTTTCCATGGCCTTGTACAGCGCCAGGTCTGACCGGGAACTGAGGAGCAGGTTGTAACCTTGTTTTGCGAATGCTTCTGCGATGGCGTAACCGAATCCTTTGGAAGCGCCGGTAATAAGTATGGTGGGAGTTTGGGACATAGTTGTGATTGAGGGGATTTTAGAATTGGGCTGCTATAACATCCCAACGAACGGTTGAGAGTCTTTGTTTGATTTTTTGTAGTGTTTGCAATATATCTTCTGCCTCTGGAAAATCATTCCCAAACACCATTGCCCTGAACTGGTGGTCATATACAGCCCGCATATATTCCCAGGGAATAGCCGGTTCTTTAAAAATAAGGGACTCATTCGGATGAAACCTGAGCCATTGGTGGTTAGTTTTGTAACTTACCATATCATCATGCCCTACTTTGATTAACATCTCGTTGAAGTCTTCCGAATTAAAATAATTCAAAAATTCAGTTACCTGCAATAATTGGTGAAGGTCGTAAGCATGTCTTACTTTAAGCTTTAAATCTTCCAAAGGCTGCGTTCCGTAAGAAAAGCGAACCAAACTCATGATCTTTTCGCAAATTGTTCTTGTAGGTAGCAGAACCTTTCCCATAAAAGGAAACAGGTCATATTCTTTAATAAGTTCATGCTGCCCACCTCTTACCATCATTTCATACACAAAAGAAGTTATTGGCATTTCTGCATAGGGCTCAAAATAGCCGAGCCACGTAGCTTCAATAATAATCTTATCCCGCACATGTCCATAATCGCCAGCGAACTTCTTTTTATATTCGTGAGCGGTTTTTCTATTCATCCCCATCTTTACAGTTACATTGGGCAGATCGACTTCGGGAAGTACATTGGAAACAGCAT encodes the following:
- a CDS encoding UDP-3-O-(3-hydroxymyristoyl)glucosamine N-acyltransferase, whose protein sequence is MKFPAPVSVQWLAEFLGAELIGNTNGMASGINEIHKVEEGDLVFVDHPKYYEKCIQSPASHIIINQRTDVPEGKSLLIVEQPFEAYLKIVQHFRPYVPQASSISDTAVVGEGSIVYPGVFLGHHVTIGKNCVLHPGVVIRDYCVLGDNVVVQSGTVIGSDAFYYNTKKDREVWYRRMESCGRVVIADFVEIGAGCTIDRGVTHDTVIGRGTKIDNQVHIGHDTVVGENCLFAAQVGIAGAATIGNGVILWGQVGVSKTLEIGDNAVVLAQSGIPSSLAGGKTYFGYPAEEAGMKKRELVWIKRIPAMWEKLK
- a CDS encoding pseudouridine synthase, with product MQSIHRYFIVYKPFQVLTQFTAADGKSCLKDHFQVPKDVYPVGRLDYDSEGLLILTNDASLNERLLHPKHRHERTYYVQVEGNFTEEAKRQLEKGVSISINGKPHQTLPARVKLFDAPPPLPERNPPIRFRKNVPDSWIAVTLKEGKNRQVRKMTAAVGFPTLRLVRFSIGKLTLDNMQPGELVEMNQKELYDLLFEGKAGKRK
- a CDS encoding YicC/YloC family endoribonuclease encodes the protein MLKSMTGFGRAEQSVGDKTFLVDIKSLNGKQFDVQLKMPAFLKPFEFEIRNVLSTRLGRGSIDCTISLKQTGSAKPVTINTDLAKAYYQPVAALCAELNLDPSNILSTLLKLPEVITPTGDTLTPEEWESFRNIILSAIDDLNNHRLEEGKSLEEDLRLRISNIEKQQQEVILLEPRRQTRIREGLVKLLEDQVGKENYDQNRLEQELIFYIEKIDISEENVRLRNHCDYFKQILDEPEESKGKKLSFILQEIGREINTTGSKAYDSSIQKCVVMMKDELEKAKEQVLNVL
- a CDS encoding gliding motility lipoprotein GldH, producing the protein MKRFFPITFLLAVIFSACTTIGAYENNVAIPEHQWSSSFKPELNFNITDTAAFYNVFIVVRHMNAYEFNNLWIELQRNNGADSLPPQRLNLTLADNEGWNGSGMDDIFEHRLPITPEGGIKLKAGNHRFRIGHIMRKDPLPYIMNIGVRIEKVTP
- a CDS encoding sensor histidine kinase KdpD, coding for MLTDHNRKKLRTITRVYWFLLIYIITALVWWFISLMLQTAEMRRFQVTQLNATIDSTAVPEIYRRELAQIHSLERRSRAKYIGEGVTFLGIIILGSGFVYRAMRRQIRFQQQQQHFMMAVTHELKTPIAITRLNLETMIKHRLDEQKQQKLLQNTLQENERLNTLTNNILISSQLEGGGYRFSREQVPFSELLAHTMKEFANRFQGRQFSSDIAPDCILHGDSMLLQLLISNLVENAVKYSPKTSVVEVQLERVKNGWNFSVKDEGVGIAEEEKDKVFEKFYRVGNENTRTTKGTGLGLFLCRKIAADHGATISITANQPAGSIFTVNFQV
- a CDS encoding response regulator transcription factor, which codes for MARPNYKASVLLVEDEEHLHETLRLNLELEGYEVTSAYDGSQAMKSIQQEYFDVIVLDIMLPEMDGISVTESVRLQNNDVPILILSAKNTPADKITGLKKGADDYLTKPFNLEELLLRVDKLISKNKRIQDRETVGDTYTFGSNKVDFKAQEATIKDGSVISLSKKEAMLLKLLVENKNEVVTREKILQTVWGYNVYPTTRTIDNFILNFRKYFEEDTRNPRYFHSVRGVGYKYTE
- a CDS encoding BatD family protein; this translates as MKTVKPIVIGAILHYRSLLVLCTLLCSFATTAQVKFETRVQSKKVGKEDPFRVEYIIENAESISSFQEPEFNGFTVLQGPSQGQSTSIMNGKVSQYVFVAYIIQAKKTGKFTIPGTYAVIGGKKIKSQNIEVEVFAGSTGRPPVTAVVPTPRPSWDDVRPNSKELYLKPGENAVDKIRGNLFVKADIDRSQCYVGEPIVATYKLYTRLQSESKVTKRPSLNGFSVYDMVDPESSHARTETLNGKDYNVYYIRKTQLYPLQPGKVTLEPVEVENKVLFYQNTEQQKPGRTMDDLVREFFNDVPMGEAEEHTLTLSSKPMEVNVLPLPEEHKPATFNGAVGQFTLKAALEADGIATGRSGTLVLTLEGAGNFPMITAPVVNWPASFDAFDPSAEENINKQEAPIAGTKRFKYVFTPSDTGRFTIPPVQFAYFDPKSKKYVTAETAALGVDVAMGPDYGKKAVSGIPTESNIDSSTIIKLLMGAALLLVLVLGYYAWNNKRKAAPVVQVKKATAAPVAPEPSLIPAPQPTATPIVPHDTSINWTPLEEMISSGDSKGFYQAMGNQVWQFFSQKLSLTGSERNKRTLVQKLTAAGVGSEETATATGILSDCEMALYTPVHSASDMQLMLASSKELVRVLSEKL
- a CDS encoding SDR family oxidoreductase, which produces MSQTPTILITGASKGFGYAIAEAFAKQGYNLLLSSRSDLALYKAMETLITKFPNNEIRGKHFDLGTKDGVTGLAAWVKETGIVPDILVNNAGVFLPGSVHNEPEDTLETMLNVNLFSAYHLTRALIGDMMQRGSGHIFNMCSIASLNAYSNGGAYSISKFALLGFSKNLREEMKPYGIKVTHVIPGAAFTASWEGSGINPQRIMEAADIAQMMVAAAALSPQACVEEIVLRPQLGDL
- a CDS encoding nucleotidyl transferase AbiEii/AbiGii toxin family protein → MKLHENEELFRQAIQFTAQDIGIPEIFIEKDYWVTFALFSIFKSKIGDDAVFKGGTSLLKCFGAIKRFSEDIDLVVLRREGESNNRLNAKIKMIGDAVSNVLPEVDLPNVTVKMGMNRKTAHEYKKKFAGDYGHVRDKIIIEATWLGYFEPYAEMPITSFVYEMMVRGGQHELIKEYDLFPFMGKVLLPTRTICEKIMSLVRFSYGTQPLEDLKLKVRHAYDLHQLLQVTEFLNYFNSEDFNEMLIKVGHDDMVSYKTNHQWLRFHPNESLIFKEPAIPWEYMRAVYDHQFRAMVFGNDFPEAEDILQTLQKIKQRLSTVRWDVIAAQF